Below is a genomic region from Echinicola rosea.
AGGCCATCCGAAGGACAGGGGTGAGGCAAATCCTGACACTTTCCAAATATGACCTGCCTTCCAAATTATTTAATAAAGGAATCCTTATGCTAGGGGGCAGCACGGATCTGGAGTTTAATGGGACTTACTTTGCAGGCGATCTCAGCGGAATCACAGCAGGCAAACTTCCGATTTGGTTTCAGCGCTTTTACAAACCCGGCCAGGAAATCGCCCGTAACAAAAACTGGGGTGAAAAATTGGAAAAGATCGTGGAAAATGCCCCGAAATGGGATATTGGTATCATCGTGGGTGTACCGGCTTGGCTACAGATCCTGATAGAGAAGATCATTGAGCGCTATGAATTGGATACCATTCATGATATTTGGCCCGACCTGACCATTTTTGTCCATGGAGGCGTATCCTTCGAACCCTACAAAAAAGGCTTCGAGAAGCTATTGGCCAAGCCATTGATTTATCTGGAGACTTACCTTGCGAGCGAGGGTTTTTTGGCCTTTCAGGCTTTGCCAGACCGTAGTTCCATGCGATTGGTGCTGAACAATGGGATCTTTTACGAGTTTGTGCCTTTTAATGGGCGCTATTTTGATGAGGACAGTGAGTTGAGATCGGGAGTGCAGCCTTTGAAGATCGATGAAGTGGAGGAAGGGGTGGATTATGCGATTTTGATTTCTACTTGCGCGGGTGCTTGGCGGTATATGATTGGCGATGTGATCAGGTTTGTTTCTATAGCAGAATGTGAAATAGTGATCACAGGAAGGACAAAGCATTTTTTGAGCCTTTGCGGAGAGCATTTATCCGTGGATAATATGAACAAGGCCGTGAAAATGGCCGAAGATGAAATGAATATCCATATTCGGGAGTTTACGGTGTTGGGGGTGCCGCATGGGACCTTATTTGCTCACCGTTGGTTTATCGGGACAGACGATGAAGTGGATCGTGATCAGTTGTGTGCGGTAATCGACCAAAACCTAAAAGTACTTAACGATGATTATGTGACCGAACGAAAGCATGCCTTAAAAGAGGTCAGTTTAGAAGTATTGCCATCTGCTGTTTTTTATGATTGGCTGCGCGAGCAGGGAAAAGAAGGAGGACAGCATAAATTTCCAAGGGTGCTCAAAGGTCCACGAATGGAAGCTTGGCTGGAGTTTCTGGAAAAACAATAGTCCAATGGAGTTTTCATTCATAGAAGGAATCGGTATGGGGTTGGTGCTGAGCTTGATCATTGGCCCTGTTTTTTTTGCATTGATACAGAATAGTATTGAGCATGGCTTTCGGCACTCGATGGTCATGGCCTTGGGGATTTTGGTGAGTGATAGCCTGTATGTGCTCATTTCCCATTTTGGCGTCAGCTATTTGACCCACAACCCGAGTTTCAAAGCGGGACTGGGCTATGTTGGAGGAGTTATCAT
It encodes:
- a CDS encoding GH3 family domain-containing protein; protein product: MAILGTLLKRGIRLRESLEQEYSSPLELQKQELKKLLITASKTQMAEKYGFKAILSQFPKRGDDFYKAFSNNVPIYDYDKIYAEWWHKLQEGEGNVTWPKAIKYFALSSGTSGSASKYIPITKEMVKAIRRTGVRQILTLSKYDLPSKLFNKGILMLGGSTDLEFNGTYFAGDLSGITAGKLPIWFQRFYKPGQEIARNKNWGEKLEKIVENAPKWDIGIIVGVPAWLQILIEKIIERYELDTIHDIWPDLTIFVHGGVSFEPYKKGFEKLLAKPLIYLETYLASEGFLAFQALPDRSSMRLVLNNGIFYEFVPFNGRYFDEDSELRSGVQPLKIDEVEEGVDYAILISTCAGAWRYMIGDVIRFVSIAECEIVITGRTKHFLSLCGEHLSVDNMNKAVKMAEDEMNIHIREFTVLGVPHGTLFAHRWFIGTDDEVDRDQLCAVIDQNLKVLNDDYVTERKHALKEVSLEVLPSAVFYDWLREQGKEGGQHKFPRVLKGPRMEAWLEFLEKQ